The following coding sequences are from one Bradyrhizobium sp. 200 window:
- a CDS encoding branched-chain amino acid ABC transporter permease has translation MRKGLHPLVMITLVAAVTLFGRVLPTWTLSLATIAASNALIALGIVVLARTGNVSFGQGLFFAAGGYGVALIANAWGLTDAVAQVIVGAACGGLLGLVIGPLIARYSGIFFGMLTLALSMVFYGALVKSTALGGSDGFNVGRPTLFGMSFTDPREADFMLYAVSVIVTGFAGIAATILFRSEFGLASLAVRENNLRVEYLGLSANRIISINFLIAAIFAGASGAFALMAQRHIDPQFAYWTTSGEFVFVAVLAGNQSVAAVFVASMALELVRSFSNLYLPNTWQLVLGVFLLGVILFLPRGIGSLWIRDRRKRRLSATAALTAERGAAP, from the coding sequence ATGAGGAAAGGCCTGCATCCGCTCGTCATGATCACCCTTGTCGCTGCGGTGACGCTGTTCGGCCGCGTGCTGCCGACCTGGACTTTATCGCTGGCGACGATTGCCGCTTCCAATGCGCTGATTGCCCTTGGCATCGTCGTGCTGGCACGCACCGGCAACGTCTCGTTCGGCCAGGGTCTGTTCTTTGCCGCCGGCGGCTATGGCGTGGCGCTGATCGCCAATGCCTGGGGTCTCACCGATGCTGTGGCGCAGGTGATCGTCGGCGCGGCTTGCGGCGGCCTGCTCGGCCTAGTCATCGGACCGTTGATCGCGCGCTACAGCGGGATTTTCTTTGGCATGCTGACGTTGGCGCTATCGATGGTGTTCTACGGCGCACTGGTAAAATCGACCGCGCTTGGCGGCTCCGATGGGTTCAATGTCGGGCGGCCAACCCTGTTTGGCATGAGCTTCACCGATCCGCGCGAGGCGGACTTCATGCTGTATGCCGTCTCGGTCATCGTGACCGGATTTGCAGGCATCGCCGCGACCATCCTGTTCCGGTCCGAATTCGGCCTTGCCAGCCTTGCGGTGCGCGAAAACAATCTACGGGTCGAATATCTCGGCCTCTCGGCCAATCGGATCATATCCATCAACTTCCTGATCGCCGCGATCTTCGCCGGCGCCAGCGGCGCCTTTGCCCTGATGGCGCAGCGGCATATCGATCCGCAATTCGCATACTGGACCACATCGGGCGAATTCGTCTTCGTGGCGGTGCTTGCCGGCAACCAGAGCGTGGCCGCCGTCTTCGTGGCCTCGATGGCGCTGGAGCTGGTCCGCTCGTTCTCGAATCTCTATTTGCCCAACACCTGGCAACTCGTGCTCGGCGTCTTCCTCCTGGGCGTCATTCTGTTTCTGCCGCGTGGCATCGGCTCGCTCTGGATCAGGGATCGGCGCAAGCGGCGCCTCTCGGCGACGGCTGCCCTCACTGCCGAACGAGGAGCCGCGCCGTGA
- a CDS encoding branched-chain amino acid ABC transporter permease, producing the protein MNFFLTIILDGLIQASWLFIVALGLTLVFGVLKILNIAHGSFYALGAYIAATAVTVVAARGLPPSVGFVAMLLSVALIASAVGLLLERGLLKMFYGRDEVVLLLVTYAVFLILEDVTKLIWGVNPIYATQPYELFGNLEFAGLYYVGYDLVLIPISAVVGFAIWFGLNRTVIGKIVLAVIHNEEMSVSMGVRVNRVYAIAFAFGVLLAALAGALTAPKISMQPGLSSDVIILSFAIVVIGGLGSVEGAAVGAILVGLARAASVHLMPQAELFMIYLIMAAVLMFRPEGLFKRETARRI; encoded by the coding sequence ATGAATTTCTTTTTGACGATCATTCTCGATGGCCTGATTCAGGCCTCGTGGCTGTTCATCGTCGCCCTTGGGCTAACGCTGGTATTCGGCGTATTGAAGATCCTCAACATCGCCCATGGCAGCTTCTACGCCCTCGGCGCCTATATCGCGGCAACCGCGGTAACCGTGGTGGCCGCGCGCGGCCTCCCCCCAAGTGTTGGTTTCGTCGCCATGCTGCTTTCGGTGGCGCTGATCGCGTCCGCCGTCGGACTTCTGCTGGAACGCGGCCTCCTGAAAATGTTCTACGGTCGCGACGAAGTGGTCCTGCTGCTGGTGACCTATGCCGTGTTTCTGATCCTTGAGGACGTCACCAAGCTGATCTGGGGCGTCAATCCGATCTATGCGACGCAGCCATATGAGCTGTTCGGCAATCTCGAATTCGCCGGACTCTATTACGTCGGCTACGATCTGGTGCTAATACCGATTTCGGCCGTGGTCGGCTTTGCGATCTGGTTCGGCCTCAATCGCACCGTGATCGGCAAGATCGTGCTCGCCGTCATACATAACGAGGAAATGAGCGTGAGCATGGGCGTACGCGTCAACCGCGTCTATGCGATCGCCTTTGCGTTCGGCGTCCTGCTCGCCGCCCTCGCCGGCGCCCTGACCGCGCCGAAAATATCGATGCAGCCGGGTCTCAGTTCAGATGTCATCATCCTCAGTTTCGCTATCGTGGTGATCGGCGGGTTGGGCAGCGTCGAGGGGGCGGCCGTCGGCGCGATCCTGGTTGGACTGGCGCGCGCTGCTTCGGTACATCTCATGCCGCAAGCCGAACTGTTCATGATCTATTTGATCATGGCGGCCGTGCTGATGTTTCGCCCTGAGGGTCTGTTCAAGCGCGAGACGGCAAGGCGGATTTGA
- a CDS encoding ABC transporter substrate-binding protein, whose amino-acid sequence MLAAPASAQETFKLGIVTFLSGPAADSFGVPARNGAQFVIDQLNKGSVPSPYEKVGFGGMKIEPVIIDENGGATKQVQELRNLYQRDNVDVVLGYISSGDCLAVAPIAEELKKMLVLMDCGTPRIFEEAKYNYVFRTAAHATMDNVGLVRYMKAKNVKMDTLSAINQDYAWGQDSRADFVAAAQQLYPNVKVQTDLLPKFGAGQYGTEISALVGAGSDVVYSSLWGGDLQAFILQSAPRGLPKRSQLVFSAADHVLPPLGDKMPDGTILGARGAYGLMSQKSPLNDWLFKGYEAVNGVYPVQAAYRITQSILGLKAAVEKAMIKNGGKKPSTDELVAAMTGLEWPSPGGLIQMKLADGHQAIQPIAISRTKYNPDLKRVDLVDIQYFAAECVNPPPGVKSIDWIKGGMQGAKCN is encoded by the coding sequence ATGCTAGCGGCCCCAGCATCTGCACAGGAAACCTTCAAGCTCGGCATCGTGACGTTTCTCTCCGGGCCGGCCGCGGATAGTTTCGGCGTGCCAGCCCGCAACGGCGCGCAATTTGTCATCGATCAACTGAACAAGGGTTCGGTGCCATCGCCCTACGAGAAAGTGGGATTCGGCGGTATGAAGATCGAGCCCGTCATCATTGACGAGAATGGCGGCGCCACCAAGCAGGTGCAGGAACTGCGTAACCTCTACCAGCGCGACAATGTCGACGTCGTGCTTGGCTATATCAGCTCAGGCGACTGCCTTGCCGTGGCGCCGATCGCAGAAGAGCTGAAAAAGATGCTGGTGCTGATGGATTGCGGCACACCGCGCATCTTCGAGGAAGCCAAATACAACTACGTGTTCCGTACCGCGGCTCATGCGACGATGGATAACGTTGGCCTCGTCAGGTACATGAAGGCCAAGAACGTCAAGATGGATACGCTTTCGGCGATCAATCAGGACTACGCCTGGGGCCAGGACAGCCGCGCCGACTTCGTCGCCGCCGCCCAGCAGCTCTATCCCAACGTCAAGGTTCAGACCGACCTGCTGCCCAAGTTCGGTGCAGGCCAGTACGGCACCGAAATTTCCGCGCTGGTTGGCGCAGGCTCGGACGTGGTCTATTCGAGCCTGTGGGGCGGCGATCTGCAGGCATTCATCCTGCAGTCTGCCCCCCGTGGGCTGCCGAAGCGCAGCCAGCTCGTGTTCAGCGCCGCTGACCACGTGCTGCCGCCGCTCGGTGACAAAATGCCCGATGGCACCATCCTCGGCGCACGCGGCGCCTATGGCCTGATGTCGCAGAAATCTCCGCTGAACGATTGGCTGTTCAAGGGGTACGAGGCGGTCAACGGCGTCTATCCGGTTCAGGCTGCCTATCGCATTACGCAATCGATCCTGGGATTGAAGGCCGCGGTCGAGAAGGCGATGATCAAGAACGGCGGCAAGAAGCCTTCGACTGATGAACTGGTCGCGGCAATGACCGGTCTGGAGTGGCCGTCGCCCGGTGGGCTCATTCAGATGAAGCTCGCTGACGGCCATCAGGCAATCCAGCCGATCGCCATCAGCCGCACCAAATACAATCCGGATCTCAAGCGGGTCGATCTGGTCGATATCCAGTACTTCGCCGCCGAATGCGTCAACCCGCCGCCGGGTGTGAAGTCGATCGACTGGATCAAAGGCGGCATGCAGGGCGCCAAGTGCAATTAG
- a CDS encoding cyclase family protein — MKIVDLSRELYHRTPSYPGHPPVMHGVWKTHEESFAESGNVHGLASMFISMVDHAGTHIDAPRHFGKSGISIDQYPLEKCIVPGICIDLRHIAPRAEITPAYLEAAVAKAGVPVPKGGTVLLCTGHHARTFPHKEYSSGNSGVNVAATEWLAQQGVVHFGIDSMRPGPEGKVNALVHKACLDLDITHIESLCNLEALLGRGQFTFIGLPMKWRGGTASPIRAVAVFDM, encoded by the coding sequence GTGAAGATCGTCGACCTCAGCCGAGAGCTCTATCATCGCACGCCAAGCTATCCCGGCCACCCGCCCGTCATGCACGGCGTCTGGAAGACCCACGAAGAATCCTTTGCCGAGTCCGGCAATGTGCACGGGCTGGCGTCGATGTTCATCTCCATGGTGGACCACGCCGGCACCCATATCGACGCGCCCAGGCATTTCGGCAAGAGCGGCATATCCATCGATCAGTATCCGCTGGAAAAATGCATCGTGCCGGGCATCTGCATCGACCTGCGCCACATTGCGCCGCGCGCCGAGATTACCCCTGCCTACCTCGAGGCGGCGGTGGCGAAAGCCGGCGTGCCGGTGCCGAAGGGCGGCACCGTGCTGCTCTGCACCGGCCACCACGCGCGAACATTCCCCCACAAGGAATATTCGAGCGGCAATTCCGGCGTGAACGTCGCCGCTACCGAATGGCTGGCGCAGCAAGGCGTCGTGCATTTCGGCATCGATTCGATGCGGCCGGGACCCGAGGGCAAGGTGAATGCGCTCGTCCACAAGGCCTGCCTCGACCTCGACATCACCCATATCGAGAGCCTGTGCAATCTCGAGGCGCTGCTTGGCCGTGGCCAGTTCACCTTCATCGGCCTGCCGATGAAGTGGCGCGGCGGGACAGCTTCGCCGATCCGCGCGGTCGCCGTATTTGACATGTGA
- a CDS encoding TRAP transporter large permease, producing the protein MDIAVLLLSMCFFFAIGMPIAYALALSSLVGALWIDLPVGAVMQQFASGVGKVSMLTIPFFVLAGAIMAEGGMARRLVDFAAVVVGFTRMRGGLSQVNILATTIMSGISGSSVADTSAIGSVMIPQMAAKGYPRVFATNVTISASLQAIIIPPSHNSVIYSLATGGVVSITSLFLAGVLPGLLLGFSLMVLCLFYAYRDKHPKGEPVPIRQAVRMLGDAVWGIVTLVIVLGGILTGVFTPIEAGAVACVWAFFVTMFIYRDYKWSELPLLVYKTLQTVAMVLTLVATASCFGYVAALMQMPAKMTEFFVAISSNKYVLLMWLNIMLLVLGTALDLAPLLLICTPILLPVVKSFGIDPVHFGIVMLLNLGIGLLTPPVGTTLFVGCAIGKVSVDEVMRGIWPFYYVMFTVLMIVTYVPWLSLALPRAFGF; encoded by the coding sequence ATGGATATTGCGGTTCTTCTTCTCAGCATGTGCTTCTTCTTCGCGATCGGCATGCCGATCGCCTATGCGCTGGCGCTGTCCTCGCTGGTCGGCGCGCTCTGGATCGACCTGCCGGTCGGCGCCGTCATGCAGCAATTCGCCAGCGGCGTCGGCAAGGTCTCGATGCTGACCATCCCGTTCTTCGTGCTGGCGGGCGCCATCATGGCCGAGGGCGGCATGGCCCGGCGGCTGGTCGACTTCGCAGCCGTCGTCGTCGGGTTCACGCGCATGCGGGGCGGCCTCTCGCAGGTCAATATTCTCGCGACCACGATCATGAGCGGCATCTCCGGATCGTCGGTTGCCGATACATCCGCGATCGGTTCGGTGATGATCCCCCAGATGGCCGCCAAGGGCTATCCGCGGGTGTTCGCAACCAATGTGACCATCAGCGCCTCGCTGCAGGCCATCATCATTCCGCCGAGCCACAATTCGGTAATCTATTCGCTGGCGACCGGCGGCGTGGTCTCGATTACCAGCCTGTTCCTGGCCGGCGTGCTCCCTGGGCTGTTGCTCGGCTTTTCGCTGATGGTGCTTTGCCTGTTCTACGCCTATCGCGACAAGCATCCCAAGGGGGAGCCTGTACCGATCCGGCAGGCCGTCAGGATGCTCGGCGACGCCGTATGGGGAATCGTGACGCTGGTTATCGTTCTCGGCGGCATCCTCACCGGCGTCTTCACGCCGATCGAGGCGGGTGCGGTCGCCTGCGTCTGGGCGTTCTTCGTCACGATGTTCATCTATCGCGACTACAAATGGTCCGAACTGCCGCTCCTGGTCTACAAGACGTTGCAGACCGTAGCGATGGTGCTAACGCTGGTGGCCACCGCATCGTGCTTCGGCTATGTCGCCGCCCTGATGCAAATGCCGGCAAAGATGACGGAGTTCTTTGTTGCTATCTCCAGCAACAAATACGTGCTGCTGATGTGGCTGAACATCATGCTGCTGGTTCTGGGAACGGCGCTCGACCTCGCCCCCCTGTTGCTGATCTGCACGCCGATCCTGCTGCCGGTGGTGAAGAGCTTCGGCATCGATCCCGTGCATTTCGGCATCGTCATGCTGCTCAATCTCGGCATCGGCCTGCTGACGCCGCCGGTGGGGACGACGCTGTTTGTCGGCTGCGCCATCGGCAAGGTTTCGGTCGATGAAGTGATGCGCGGCATCTGGCCATTCTATTACGTGATGTTTACGGTGCTGATGATCGTGACCTACGTGCCCTGGCTGTCGCTGGCGCTGCCGAGGGCCTTCGGGTTCTAA
- a CDS encoding TRAP transporter small permease: protein MSNSAAGIFRRVNDTVYWSGAVIACVALVLVSAVIPWAVYTRYILNSASSWPEPMAVLLTVGITFIGSANCYRQRIHMNMTVGTDLLPPPLRRASLFLSEVLMGVIAIFMVVWGLRLVHTTWDNSVDEFPWLSVGITYLPIVVSGAMMLLFVVERLTIGPPPRDGSDAHIPVE, encoded by the coding sequence ATGTCCAATTCTGCGGCCGGTATTTTCCGGCGTGTGAACGATACGGTTTACTGGAGCGGCGCCGTTATCGCGTGCGTGGCGCTCGTGCTGGTCTCGGCGGTCATTCCGTGGGCCGTCTACACCCGCTATATCCTCAACAGCGCTTCATCATGGCCCGAACCGATGGCCGTGCTGCTGACCGTCGGCATCACCTTTATCGGCTCGGCCAACTGCTATCGCCAGCGCATCCACATGAACATGACGGTTGGCACCGATCTGCTGCCGCCGCCGTTGCGACGTGCCTCGCTGTTCCTCAGCGAAGTCCTGATGGGCGTGATTGCGATCTTCATGGTGGTGTGGGGCCTGCGGCTCGTTCACACCACCTGGGACAATTCGGTCGACGAATTTCCGTGGCTGTCGGTCGGTATCACCTATCTTCCGATCGTGGTCAGCGGTGCCATGATGCTCCTGTTCGTCGTCGAACGCCTGACCATCGGCCCGCCGCCGCGTGACGGCAGCGACGCCCACATACCGGTCGAGTAA
- a CDS encoding TRAP transporter substrate-binding protein, translating into MKRRDFIKLSAGLGATMAATTPLSSAFAQTKMVLKASDVHPLGYPTVEAVVRMGKKLEAATNGRLTIQMFPSMQLGGEKEMIEQAQLGALQIARISVGAVGPVVDDVNVFNMPFVFRNSKHMEKVIDGEIGDELLAKISANEKTGLIALCWMNAGSRNVYNNKRPIRTIADLKGLKVRMMGNPLFVDTMNALGGNGVALGFDQVFSSMQTGVVDGAENNPPSFIAQNHYQVAKYFTMTEHLIIPELLVFSRISWQKLSPEDQALIKKLSKEAQAEQRVLWYEAENTAIEKMKASGTEIITDIDKKPFQEAVKPVWDKYGAKYAAMVKRIEAVQ; encoded by the coding sequence ATGAAACGCCGCGACTTCATCAAGCTGAGTGCAGGGCTCGGGGCCACGATGGCGGCCACGACGCCGCTATCGTCAGCATTTGCGCAAACGAAAATGGTGCTGAAGGCTTCCGACGTTCATCCGCTGGGCTATCCGACGGTCGAAGCCGTCGTCAGAATGGGCAAGAAGCTGGAAGCGGCCACCAACGGCCGGCTGACGATCCAGATGTTCCCGTCGATGCAGCTCGGCGGCGAAAAGGAAATGATCGAGCAGGCCCAGCTCGGTGCGCTCCAGATCGCCCGTATTTCGGTCGGCGCCGTCGGCCCCGTCGTGGACGACGTCAACGTCTTCAACATGCCGTTCGTCTTCCGCAACTCCAAGCACATGGAGAAGGTGATCGACGGCGAGATCGGCGACGAATTGCTGGCGAAGATTTCCGCGAACGAAAAGACCGGCCTGATCGCGCTGTGCTGGATGAACGCCGGCTCGCGCAACGTCTACAATAACAAGCGGCCGATCCGGACCATTGCCGATCTCAAGGGCCTCAAGGTCCGCATGATGGGCAATCCGCTCTTCGTCGACACCATGAACGCACTGGGCGGCAATGGCGTAGCCCTCGGCTTCGACCAGGTCTTCAGCTCGATGCAGACCGGCGTGGTCGACGGCGCGGAGAACAATCCGCCATCGTTCATCGCGCAGAACCATTATCAGGTGGCCAAGTATTTCACGATGACCGAGCACCTGATCATTCCGGAGCTCTTGGTCTTCTCGCGCATCTCCTGGCAAAAGCTGTCGCCGGAAGATCAGGCGCTGATCAAGAAACTTTCGAAGGAAGCGCAGGCCGAGCAGCGCGTGCTCTGGTATGAAGCCGAGAACACGGCCATCGAAAAAATGAAGGCGTCCGGAACCGAAATCATCACCGACATCGACAAGAAGCCGTTCCAGGAAGCTGTCAAACCGGTCTGGGACAAGTATGGCGCGAAGTATGCGGCCATGGTCAAGCGTATCGAAGCGGTCCAGTAG
- a CDS encoding GntR family transcriptional regulator yields MPARASKKTDPTVRRTAAGTRRSGRPRAATAASRIYSDLRVELVSLQRRPGEAISEAQIAHSYGVSRTPVREAILKLSDEGLLEIYPQSGIFVSRIPVAALPEAIIIRKALEETTARLAAERATSSQILALQSILERQREASAAGDSDTFHQADEMFHATVADVAGYPGIWKYIQQVKVHVDRYRRLTLPQRGRIAKVIVEHEAVLIAIEAHDAEGARRAMETHLESLLENISATQHINPEYFDERP; encoded by the coding sequence ATGCCCGCTCGCGCATCGAAAAAGACGGATCCTACGGTTCGCCGAACGGCCGCCGGCACGCGCCGCAGCGGCAGACCGCGCGCGGCGACCGCAGCGTCCAGGATCTACTCCGACCTTCGGGTCGAACTGGTGTCGCTGCAGCGCCGACCCGGCGAAGCCATCTCGGAAGCGCAAATCGCGCACTCCTACGGGGTGAGCCGCACCCCCGTTCGCGAAGCCATTCTCAAATTATCGGATGAGGGCCTGCTGGAGATCTATCCCCAGTCCGGCATCTTCGTCTCGCGCATTCCGGTGGCGGCGCTGCCAGAAGCCATCATCATCCGCAAGGCGCTGGAGGAAACCACCGCGCGGCTCGCCGCAGAGCGCGCGACATCGAGCCAGATCTTGGCGCTGCAGTCGATCCTGGAACGGCAGCGCGAGGCCAGCGCCGCCGGAGACAGCGACACGTTCCATCAGGCCGACGAAATGTTTCATGCTACAGTCGCCGATGTCGCCGGCTATCCTGGAATCTGGAAATATATCCAGCAGGTGAAGGTTCACGTCGATCGCTACCGCCGGCTAACCCTGCCCCAGCGCGGGCGGATCGCAAAGGTGATCGTCGAACACGAGGCTGTCCTGATCGCAATCGAGGCGCATGACGCTGAGGGCGCAAGGCGGGCGATGGAGACCCACCTCGAAAGCCTCCTCGAGAACATCTCGGCTACTCAACACATCAATCCGGAGTACTTCGACGAGCGACCTTAG
- a CDS encoding substrate-binding domain-containing protein: MSTLNILSGGAAQGLVASMAPAFKALTGFDIAGEFGAVGAMADKLRKATPPDIVILTAALVAKLAEEKLVVAASMTDIGLVETALAVRTGDPQVSANDATGLRDALLASDAIYVPDTQASTAGIHVANVLQQLGIADQVVARLRIFPNGATAMRELATSKARRPIGCTQSTEIISTRGVTLSGALPPGCELATMYTAGITIAAAHPQQAHDLIDLLTGAGQQEQRRRAGFISGRD; encoded by the coding sequence ATGAGCACCCTGAACATCCTGAGCGGCGGTGCGGCTCAGGGCCTGGTCGCAAGCATGGCGCCGGCCTTCAAGGCCCTGACCGGCTTCGATATCGCAGGCGAGTTTGGCGCGGTCGGCGCCATGGCCGACAAATTGCGCAAGGCCACGCCGCCAGACATCGTCATCCTGACCGCGGCCCTCGTCGCCAAACTGGCGGAGGAGAAGCTGGTGGTTGCCGCGTCAATGACCGATATCGGCCTGGTCGAGACCGCCCTCGCCGTTCGCACCGGCGATCCCCAAGTATCGGCAAACGATGCCACCGGCTTGCGCGATGCGCTATTGGCCTCCGACGCGATCTACGTGCCGGATACCCAAGCCTCGACGGCCGGCATTCACGTTGCAAATGTCCTTCAGCAGCTCGGCATCGCCGATCAGGTTGTCGCCCGCCTCAGGATTTTCCCCAACGGCGCGACGGCGATGCGCGAACTGGCGACGTCCAAGGCGCGGCGTCCGATCGGGTGCACGCAATCGACGGAGATCATCAGCACCAGAGGCGTAACCCTGTCCGGTGCGCTGCCGCCGGGCTGCGAACTCGCAACGATGTACACGGCAGGCATCACCATTGCCGCTGCCCACCCGCAACAAGCCCATGACCTGATCGATTTGCTGACCGGCGCCGGACAACAGGAACAGCGCAGACGCGCCGGCTTCATCAGCGGCCGGGACTAG
- a CDS encoding molybdopterin cofactor-binding domain-containing protein, with product MNPHAPSPSPPQLPVSLAANPKLSAWLKFSSTGQVTISPGKVEIGQGIVTALAQIAADELDIDLSRVQMIRASTASSPNEGVTSGSLSIQQSGRALRHACAEVRRIFLQQASERLGVDIDALDIEDGTISGPGNVRTSYWELAQEVSLDRDAAPGVTPKIASRRALAGTSIQRLDIPDKVLGRPRFIHDQALAGMLHGRVLRPENARAKLNELKEDGARAVAGLVAIVRDGSFAGVVSETEHGAEAALNALRKGASWSDGEPLPDENDLASFLKAQPSESTTIDKRTAVSPGVSKRTVRRQYTRPYIAHASIAPSCAMAQWDGDRVHVWTHSQGVYLLRADLALVLKLPVENITVEHLEGAGCYGHNAADDVALDAVLLAKAADGRPVRVQWSRQDEMSDAPFGAAMAIEIEADLDAQGEIVDWRHDIWGNGHVARPGRAALPALLAGFELAEPFPRMVSTNPPQANGGGGDRNSVPLYDFPSWHIESHRLTTMPIRTSALRTLGAQGNVFAIESFLDELAAERGEDPVAFRLRHLRDERARDVIRAAATRATWKPEKQPGIGHGVGFARYKNTGAYCAAIAEIESAEDISVRKLTLAVDVGEAINPDGVINQIEGGAIQATSWVLKERVRFDRQRIISTSWTEYPILRFSEVPDVEVEVIQRAHIDPVGAGEAAHGPVTAAIANAIFDALGVRVRDLPITRERIIAAMELTS from the coding sequence ATGAATCCACACGCGCCCTCTCCGTCTCCTCCCCAATTGCCGGTGAGCCTTGCAGCGAACCCGAAATTGTCGGCGTGGCTGAAATTCTCAAGCACCGGACAGGTGACGATCTCGCCCGGCAAGGTGGAGATCGGGCAAGGCATCGTGACGGCGCTGGCACAGATCGCCGCGGACGAACTCGATATTGATCTGTCGCGCGTGCAGATGATCCGAGCGTCGACAGCGAGTAGCCCCAACGAAGGGGTCACCTCGGGCAGCCTTTCCATCCAGCAGTCGGGCCGCGCTCTGCGCCACGCCTGTGCGGAAGTTCGCAGGATCTTTCTTCAGCAGGCGTCGGAGCGGCTGGGGGTCGATATCGATGCGCTCGACATCGAGGACGGCACCATTTCGGGACCAGGCAATGTCAGGACCAGCTACTGGGAGCTTGCTCAGGAAGTCTCGCTCGATCGCGACGCCGCGCCCGGCGTAACGCCAAAGATCGCATCGCGCCGGGCGTTGGCCGGGACCTCAATTCAGCGGCTCGACATTCCGGACAAGGTTTTGGGCCGGCCGCGCTTCATCCACGATCAGGCACTGGCGGGAATGTTGCATGGCCGCGTGCTGCGGCCGGAGAACGCGCGCGCGAAACTTAACGAGTTGAAGGAGGATGGCGCTCGCGCGGTGGCCGGTCTCGTCGCCATCGTGCGCGACGGCAGTTTTGCCGGTGTCGTCAGCGAGACCGAGCATGGCGCGGAGGCGGCGCTCAACGCCTTGCGCAAAGGCGCATCCTGGTCTGACGGCGAGCCCCTGCCCGACGAAAACGATCTGGCTTCGTTCCTGAAGGCTCAGCCATCGGAATCGACGACGATCGACAAGAGGACGGCGGTATCGCCCGGCGTCAGCAAGCGCACCGTCCGGCGGCAATATACCCGCCCCTATATTGCCCACGCGTCGATCGCACCGTCCTGTGCGATGGCGCAGTGGGATGGCGACCGCGTTCATGTCTGGACCCACAGCCAAGGGGTCTATCTCCTGCGCGCCGATCTGGCGCTGGTTCTCAAGCTGCCGGTCGAGAACATCACCGTCGAGCATTTGGAGGGCGCTGGCTGCTACGGCCATAACGCCGCCGACGATGTCGCGCTCGATGCCGTGCTGCTCGCCAAAGCCGCCGACGGCCGGCCGGTGCGCGTACAGTGGTCGCGCCAGGACGAAATGTCGGATGCGCCGTTTGGGGCGGCGATGGCGATCGAGATCGAGGCCGATCTGGATGCGCAGGGTGAAATCGTAGACTGGCGGCACGATATTTGGGGCAACGGCCACGTGGCGCGGCCGGGGCGCGCAGCACTGCCTGCCCTGCTGGCAGGCTTCGAGTTGGCAGAACCGTTTCCGCGCATGGTCTCGACCAATCCGCCTCAGGCAAACGGCGGCGGCGGCGACCGCAACTCGGTCCCGCTCTATGATTTTCCATCGTGGCACATCGAAAGCCATCGCCTGACGACCATGCCGATCCGCACTTCCGCGCTGCGGACGCTCGGCGCGCAGGGCAATGTGTTTGCCATCGAGTCCTTTCTCGATGAACTTGCCGCCGAGCGCGGCGAAGATCCGGTCGCGTTCCGGCTGCGTCACTTGCGGGATGAGCGAGCCAGAGACGTCATCCGCGCCGCAGCCACGCGCGCCACATGGAAGCCCGAGAAACAGCCCGGCATCGGTCACGGCGTCGGCTTTGCGCGCTACAAGAACACCGGTGCCTATTGCGCCGCCATCGCCGAGATCGAGAGCGCCGAGGATATCAGCGTCAGGAAATTGACGCTGGCGGTCGATGTCGGCGAAGCGATCAATCCGGACGGCGTCATCAACCAGATCGAGGGCGGCGCCATCCAGGCCACGAGTTGGGTGCTGAAGGAACGCGTCCGCTTCGACCGGCAACGCATCATCAGCACGAGCTGGACGGAATATCCGATCCTGCGCTTTAGCGAAGTGCCCGATGTCGAGGTTGAGGTCATCCAGCGGGCTCATATCGACCCGGTCGGCGCCGGCGAGGCTGCCCACGGCCCTGTTACAGCCGCCATCGCGAACGCGATTTTTGACGCACTCGGCGTTCGGGTGCGCGATCTGCCGATCACGCGCGAGCGAATCATTGCCGCGATGGAATTGACCTCATGA